A stretch of the Anaeromyxobacter sp. genome encodes the following:
- the galU gene encoding UTP--glucose-1-phosphate uridylyltransferase GalU, which yields MAKPIRKAVIPAAGLGTRFLPATKAVPKELLPIVDTPTIQYIVEEAVAAGVRDVILICARGKDSIVDHFDLAAELEANLERTGKLELRKQMRAIARMANVVTVRQQEPLGLGHAVLCAKALVGDEPFVVMLGDDIIDAAVPATRQLTDCYQRHGKGTIALMEVPPEETSMYGIAAGTALDARTTRIERLVEKPRKDPPSNLAVIGRYVLPPRIFELLEQVKPGVGGEIQLTDALAVLAREEGLLGYRFEGDRYDAGDRFGYLKANIAFALKRPEIAAPLREYLKGIL from the coding sequence ATGGCGAAGCCCATCCGCAAGGCGGTCATCCCGGCAGCAGGCCTCGGCACCCGCTTCCTCCCGGCCACCAAGGCCGTCCCCAAGGAGCTGCTGCCCATCGTCGACACCCCGACCATCCAGTACATCGTCGAGGAGGCGGTGGCGGCGGGGGTGCGCGACGTCATCCTGATCTGCGCCCGCGGCAAGGACTCCATCGTCGACCACTTCGACCTGGCGGCCGAGCTGGAGGCCAACCTGGAGCGCACCGGGAAGCTGGAGCTGCGCAAGCAGATGCGCGCCATCGCCCGGATGGCCAACGTGGTGACGGTGCGGCAGCAGGAGCCGCTCGGGCTGGGGCACGCGGTGCTGTGCGCCAAGGCCCTGGTGGGCGACGAGCCCTTCGTGGTGATGCTGGGCGACGACATCATCGACGCCGCCGTGCCGGCCACCCGCCAGCTCACCGACTGCTACCAGCGCCACGGCAAGGGCACCATCGCGCTCATGGAGGTGCCGCCCGAGGAGACCAGCATGTACGGCATCGCCGCCGGCACGGCCCTCGACGCCCGCACCACCCGCATCGAGCGGCTGGTGGAGAAGCCCAGGAAGGACCCGCCCTCCAACCTGGCGGTCATCGGGCGCTACGTCCTGCCGCCGCGCATCTTCGAGCTGCTGGAGCAGGTGAAGCCCGGCGTGGGAGGCGAGATCCAGCTCACCGACGCCCTGGCCGTGCTGGCCCGGGAGGAGGGGCTGCTGGGCTACCGGTTCGAGGGCGATCGCTACGACGCCGGCGACCGCTTCGGCTACCTGAAGGCCAACATCGCCTTCGCGCTCAAGCGCCCGGAGATCGCGGCGCCGCTGCGCGAGTACCTGAAGGGGATCCTGTGA